From the genome of Ptychodera flava strain L36383 chromosome 20, AS_Pfla_20210202, whole genome shotgun sequence, one region includes:
- the LOC139119659 gene encoding uncharacterized protein codes for MDVFSQSEMMNGSSSFNDIDNEIPQDKASQNASHIPSVNDSRMCVDFICKDIISDLRNLMCMGLSVDYFSWSSGCVGVFLTFVNKKFGLENHLPDLANTYGIDGYQLFSMSKEQYQDTFNNYSQDIEMITGYVECWKTVLELPGLPKANIIQQVTSDGVDQQFDLLKPNREAQVDYHFSDSDGDVSADTHCCNEDALHKDIVSDIQEKDRQCKPAKRKRGRPRKERPDGGMQKKKRKHLWQFLLEHLDGGEFKHCVRWINRSKGLFRFVSKEKETIAKQWGKEKGHKKIMTYQKMARALRNYYTKKTLMEKCDGKLHYKFRPDQVLKT; via the exons ATGGATGTTTTTTCCCAAAGCGAAATGATGAATGGATCATCATCCTTTAACGATATTGACAACGAGATACCACAAGATAAGGCCAGCCAAAATGCATCGCATATTCCGTCC GTGAATGATTCAAGGATGTGTGTAGATTTCATCTGTAAAGATATCATCTCGGATTTACGCAACTTAATGTGTATGGGACTATCAGTCG ATTATTTTAGTTGGAGTTCTGGATGCGTAGGAGTGTTTTTAACATTTGTGAACAAGAAGTTCGGGTTAGAAAATCACCTCCCTGACCTGGCGAATACGTATGGTATTGATGGCTATCAGTTGTTCTCTATGTCAAAGGAACAGTACCAAGACACTTTCAACAACTATTCTCAAGACATAGAAATGATTACAGGATATGTAGAATGCTGGAAAACAG TTTTAGAACTTCCAGGACTGCCTAAAGCGAACATTATTCAACAAGTGACAAGCGATGGTGTTGATCAACAGTTTGATTTGTTAAAGCCAAATCGGGAGGCACAGGTAGACTATCACTTCTCTGATTCGGACGGAGATGTATCTGCCGACACACATTGCTGCAATGAAGATGCACTG CATAAAGACATCGTCTCTGACATCCAAGAAAAAGACAGACAATGTAAACCTGCTaaaagaaaaagaggaagaccAAGAAAAGAACGACCGGATGGTG GAATgcagaaaaagaagagaaaacacCTATGGCAGTTTCTGTTGGAACACCTTGACGGTGGTGAATTCAAACACTGCGTTCGCTGGATCAACAGATCAAAGGGGCTGTTCCGATTTGTGAGTAAAGAGAAAGAAACTATTGCCAAACAGTGGGGAAAAGAGAAAGGGCATAAAAAGATTATGACATACCAGAAGATGGCGCGGGCACTCAGGAACTACTACACAAAAAAGACTTTGATGGAGAAGTGTGATGGAAAACTGCATTACAAA